Within the Apus apus isolate bApuApu2 chromosome 8, bApuApu2.pri.cur, whole genome shotgun sequence genome, the region TATATTTGTGGGGGAAATTGTTGTCAGTAAGTCTTGAGAGGAAGAAATGGGAATGGTACAGAGGAGCTAATTGCTTGGTGACCATCTGGAAGCAAAAGACAAAGGGAACTGGGTGAGGCACAAGGCTGGACTTTCACCTCCGTACATCAAGAGCTGAATAATAAAGTCATAAACTGGCTCTTAggcaaaacagagcaaaaataaaggCAGCTGAGTCACAACAGGGGATCAGTCAGGGCTGCCAGGAGGGTTACACAcaaaagactggaaaataaTAGAAATGCTCATTAGTCTATTTTTTACCATCATCTGGCTTATGGAGTAAAGGCTTTTGTGCAGCGAGGAAGAGGATGGGGCTGAGGAGAGATGCTCCATCTCTTCGGGTCACTAGATGGCACAAGTCTGGCTCTTGCCTTTCTCGCTCAAAGGCACCTTACAGCAGGGACCCAAGAGCCACCGGGAGAAAATTGTTCTCCACTGCCTGTGACAGTGCTTGGACAGTATTTTGGTCATTAATAGCTTGTTCACTATACTTAAGAGGTGCAGAAAACAAAGTGTGGGGATCCAGCCCTAGCTGAGAGAGAAAACTTTGCTTTCTTGGTGGATTTTAACTTTTCTCTCTTGGAAGGTTTGTAAAATTACTATAGGTAGATGTGTCTAAGCTGGGAATAAAGCCTACAGCTGTTAAGGAGACATTGCTGTAGGTATGCACTGGGGTCTGGGCTCTGTAGCTATTGGAAAGGGTTTTGATAGACTCTGAAATTACACCCCAATTTCCGAAAGGCTGGTCCTGTTTatgctgctgccttttgtgtGTCCTTGCAGGAGAGCAGTGATTTCCCTCACAGGAGTCAGATCTAGTCACCTGGCAAAGCACCTTTCTGGGCAAAACTTGGACATGGGTTAGAGAAACATGACGCTCAGAGGCAACTGGATTTATTAGATCTCACTAATGTTacaacatttaagaaaaacagatttttaagtaACATTCTTATCTGATGAAAGTAATTATTCAAACCTAATGAATTCACACTAAAATCACATTGCAGTGTGTGTAAAAAGGAGGGGAACTCAAAATTTGGGAAATATTCATGCAGCTGCAGTAGGAAATAGTCTAGTTCACAAGGTCACAGTGAGTCCTAATTAGAGCAGCAGTCATTAAGAGCCCTTATGAACAAGGCTGATTGAGGTAGCGAGAGGACAAAACATTGCGTGCAGAAAAGGAGAGTCACTGCAGATGTCAGTGTTTTGTACTCTCACTTGTGTATATCAGAGCTGGGAAATCAATAGCTACCTGTAAGGCATGAAACCAACTCAGCAAAGAGCTTATCTACAAGACTTTGCTATTTTCCATAAACTGTAACTAGCAGAAGCCCTGGTaggctgcacagagctgtgtgTCATCAGTGGAGAGGGCAATGAGGAGCCCCAGGGTCAAAGAGACACCACGGGGAAGGTATAGCAGGGAGGAAACCTGAGAGTCCTGGGTTTCAACTTAGTCCCTGACTCTGCCTGTACTCTAGGATGAGATGCCCAAGCACACAAAAATACTCCTTGGAAGTTAGTGAAATTCTGGAGAAGGCTAAAAAGCTGTTGACGCTAAAGGATCAAATGTTGGACCTCAGCTGGAAATTGCCTTTGAGCAAAGAGCCATGGTAAGCCATCAGTGGCCAtcaggaaggcagaggcagtCTGTTGTCATACCTGACACTACTCCcccacagccagctgctgctgcacggGCTGTAGGTAGGTATTAGGGAAATACCTTAACACCTGAGCTCACCCACCACATCTTTAGCCCTAGGCACTGGTtgtgattttgaaagaaaaaataagtccTGTACACTTTCTGGTAGGTTTCTTGCTAATgaataaaaaaccaaactaaaacagAACTGAATCCTGGTGTGGTAATGAGCTAATGAGGAGTGAATACTGCAGTCATGAAATCAAAGTCAGAATTAAATCAAACAGTGAAATAACAATTAAATATGAACAACTGATCAAAACATCAGATAGACTGTCAGGAGGATTTGAATAATGAAGCAATGCAGCATTAGACTGGTTACAAAACACTGACCTGTCAAACCTAAGGGTTGTTGTGACCTTTCCCTTGTCTTCTTGTGCAGGAGATAGATCCCCAAAAGCTATCATGGAGCATGGCTAGAACTGGAGCACAGCTAAAGAATTAACCCTTATTCTACATACACACTGGAAGAAGGCTCACAAGTATTTATGCAGCTTCTTGGTATACATGTGTACCTGGGGATGATGCACTCTGAGTTAAGGTGGTATTTGTTTGCCTTATTTGTGTACCCCAAGAAGGAGCACAGGCCTAAAGGGACTAATCAGACCAGTCTTCTATATTCACCCCTGACCAGGGAATATACAATTAATTCTAAAGTGTCCACTGGGCCACTGCGATGTGACCCACATGTTGCAAGTCACAGAACACTTCCCACCACCTTAAAATAAGCTGAAGACCATTAGGACAAAGGCCCAGAAGTCTCCTCAACTATaccttgcagaagaaaaagaacaggaaaaatcaATGGTCTGAGATCTGCAATTACACCTGCATTCACAGGTGATCCCAGACTATTTCTCCACTattaaacaagaaataaatcttCCCAGCAAGGGATAATCCTCTTGACTGAGGAGAAGCTatagaaaacagcaacaagagGCTGGCAGGTGTCCCTGAATATTAGTGAGGAGGACTAACGCCCTGGCTGCATAGTCTGGGAAGGATTTGGTTCAGGATTTTGGTCCAAATGATGATGTCTTTGCTCAGTCCCTCCTCCTGAGGAACCTCTCTGTGCTGGGTGAGTCAGGCTGGGGCAGCCAAAGATGTTGAGGCATCTCTCCTCCCTCAGGAGGCTGAGGCAGCATTGGCCtccctggagaggagcagggatgcGAATGTTGGAGCAGGAGTTCAGCACAGCTCCGTGGTGGGTAcaccctccttctcctcctttcttctctcccttggagcagaggagcagaggcacAGTCCAGAAACCAGGCCCACAAATATCCCTGGTGCTTCCCTCCCCCAGCAAAGCATGCCAGTTCCAGCTCACATGCCCCACAGCAAATACACGTTTTGGACATGACtgtgaaaagtttaaaaaggaaaaataatatctCTGGATGCAGCTTCCTCAGTAACAGGCAGCATCTCCTATCACCTTCAGATCTCTTTGTGCATTCTTGATATAATCCATGAATTCATCACATTGATCCTAACTCATGTACTCCTTGTCTCTCAGGACTTTGTAAAAGAGCCTCTGACACTTCTCCTACTGTGTGTACATCTGTTCAACATAACTCTTCTGTTGGCAACCAGTTGCTTTTGGTTTGGCTAACAGAAACGTCTGCCAACCAGCACAGCGTGAACTCAGCAGGCACGAAGCCTCCCTTGCCcgggcagcagcactgccacaAGGGCTCTTGCTGAGATGGTTACGTTATGGTCTGAGCCTTGGGAAGGAACTTGAGCCTGTAGCAAAGCCATATGGACCTGCTGTTGTCTCGTCTGTCCCAGGGCCTGAGTGTTGTTTGACCAGGAGCCATGTCAGGACCGGGTTCTGTTTTGCCACAGCTGGTCAGTTTTGTGCTGCAGCACAAGATGCTGCTTAGGGGGAGAACTTGTGAGAGGATTCAGCATCTCATCTTCCATCACAGGTACGTTTTGGGACACAGCCCACTCCATCCACAGCCATCCTGTCTGCCTTTAACCCTCATAACATAAGGCTTCATCTCATATTGCCTGGAGGGAGGAAGTGAGTTTCCCCATCCAGTCTCCCCACCAAGCACTCGGTGCAGGAAGTCTAATTCTGATGAAGCCTGAGAGTCCTCTGCTGTTTCTCCATTCTCCCTGAACAGGAATTTCTCTGTAGTGCACTTGGACTGGATTTGGGCAGTTCCTACCCACCCTAAGAAAactgtgtttcagtttctctttccttcaaagGTGTGGAAGGGCTGTCAGCACTTCTTCATTCAACCCCAGGGAATGTGTTAACCCACACTGGGATTTTTCACCAACCTTAGTTTAGACATGGCTGATAGATACTTTAGCCTCATCCAGCTTGTGGCAGCAGAGGACAGCAGTCCTGaaatggatttaattttttttgacagaaagaGACAATAGATTTTAGTATTGTTTATGCTAGTTTCTAGCTCTTATAGACATTACCATGTACAATGTCAGATCTAGGGTCTTCactcattttgtctttttacagGCAAAATTTTTACTAAGCAGAAGGAAGCTGACAATTTCCAGGTCTCAGTGAGTCTAGAGCATCCATAATGTACATTTTAACACCTACTGAGTAGGACTGTATTTTGTAGGGAAGTATGCACCTGAATTTGCAGTGTTTCCTCAATGCAAAGGCTCGTGGGACAAAGTGAGGGCTAGGCATTTAGCACAGCACTTGATCTTCTGCTGGACTCTTCAGCTGCCTTTAAGATGAGCAGACCCCAACACTGGATGCATGGGGTCCAGATGTTAGCCAGACAGTAGAGCCCTCTCTTTGcttgtattttctgctttgtctgtTCTGTCGACACGCTGCCAGACACAGAACAGCTCCATTTAACAGTCTGGGGATCTTCATGCTGAACACTGGTGTCTGATCCAGGAGATTTATGTCACTTTATGCTGGTTATTTCAGTCCATGCTTATGCAAGCAGCCTCAGCACTCAACACAACAGGAATCCCTAAAGTAAGAACTTCTCAGAGATAACTTTCTTGAAggaaggtgattttttttaagctctcaTAATGAAAACACTGTAGAATACAGTACATCCTTGAAATTTAGCTTTGCATCTGTATCACAACCGCAGGAGCTTGGGTCTCTGCTCAATCCACTACAAACAAAAGTAGAGCTCTTTCTGGAGTGCTTAcctcctcctcacactcttgTGTCCACTGCATACATTTTGGCCGTAGCTGTTTGTGAGGATGGCAAATGCATGTTCGATACGATTGTCCCAGCTGAATAGTAGCCTTTCCTCAAGGAGTAAGCAGAGTGGAGTCTTCCAGAGCTGGTCTCTGTGAGGCACAGGGAGAGAAATAGGATCTGCTAATGACTGCTTCATGACTTTCAGCTGCAGAGTCTCAAAatgcagggaaagcagcattCCAAGGTATGACATAATACATTTATGTCATCCTTACACATCAGCTCCCACCTGAAGGCCTTGATGTACTTTCTAGAGCTGCTGAAATAACACTATTCTCATTTTACAGCTGAGGATATAGCTACTGGGGATGTGCAACAATCCTGAAAGATGTCCCTGAAGGACTTTCCTCACTCTGTGTGCCTGGAGCATGTCCCAAGCAGTGGCTCTATCTCTGAACTGCATTTCAACCCTGACAGGGTTCCTCACCTCTGAAGAGGTACATGCAGCAGGTGAGCAGGGCCCCAGATAAGAAACAGCCGAGTGACCCCGCCATGCCAAGCCAGCACGACCAGCCAAACTTGTACTGGATGCCCAGAAAGATGTTGTGGAAGACCAGAGAGGACCGCTCCACGTAGACATCAACAGCATACCACACTGAGCCAGTGATGCCTGGGAGACCTGCAGGATAGGAGAGAGGTGCCACACAGAGATCCCAGAGGGACCACGAGGAGATCACAAACATAAAATCTGGACCTGTAGCCTGCTATCTTCTGGGTCAGACTTCAGGATGGGAATAGCTTCCTCAGTGGGTTTTGGCCCCGATTCAGTCTCAGCCCTGTCACTTTGGTGGATTCACCCTGGTTCCTACTGATAGCAGCTGGAGCTCTGTCAGGCAGAGGCTGTACCTCACAGCTTGGCACTCACAGGCACCATCAGTGCTGGTTGGCAGCACTCAGGTTGCTGCAGTAAAAGGTAGAAAACTCCTCCCTTCTCAGCTCATTTATCACTTTATTGTAAAGTTGCTTCAAGAATTTAATTGTGTAATCCGTTTTGACTTTCAGAATTTTGACAGCATTTTTTCTGACAAACTTTGGGAGGTGGATGGGGTATGTTTAAAAGAACCTCTCAAAGTGTTTTATGTGTGCTCCCAGTAACTGGGGTGAGTTATGTGTTAAATCTGCTTATGCTGAAATAGAAATAGATACTTGATATTGGCATAAAATCAAATGGAATTACTTTGTACCTAGTTGATAGTCTATTTAGCTTTGCAATTAAAGTTCTCTCACTGGCTGTAACAGCAGAGCACCTCGGTCAGGTATTTATCTCCTAGGAGGGACAGATGTGTTATTATCCTTTATTAGAGATCAGCTGCAGAGATTTTGGGCTAAGTGACTTGCCCAAGGTCACATAATCTATGGCAGAGCCAGGGACCAAACCAGGATGCTAGGGTGCTTTCTAGTCCTTCAGCAATTAGGTCTCCTTGGCTTATCAACAACACTGACCTCTTCTGAGTGGAAGAGCAGTAAATGGAAGTCGGTCAACTCAGAGCCAAGTCACTTGGTCAAtacataaaatgaaagcagataaACTCAACTGTGTGCTGTTAGGGGCAAGTGGTGAACAAAGGAAGCTATATTGCACAAATAAAGCAAATCAAGATCCTTCCCCCTTGTTTACCCTCTAACAAATCACCAAATCCTCCCCCCCAAACAAGAGAAGGCTTTAAAGCTTCCCTCTTTGCTGAAGGATGCCCTGCAGAGTGGGGATGCAGCAGAGAATACCTGCAATGAGCAGCGTGACTCCAGCCACCAGGCAGATGCGCAGCTTGATGTGCGGCTCATCAGGCAGGAATTTCACACAGTCCAGTCCCAGAACAAGGAAGAGAAATCCAAATCCTGCCAGGATGTCTGCTGTGATCATCATGGCTCTAGTCAGCACCAGCTTTACTGCAGGACAAAAGCAGGTCGTTCCAGTGCACAAGGATTGGAAATGTGACTGGGCAATGGGATCAGATCCcatgagaacatttttttttttcctgggataaAGATTTCTCCAGCTTCCCCTGGGAATAATACCTCactaagaaaagaaacatggctCTAATATGTATGTACACCAAAATATCTCTCACTGAACAGAACAGATGTTCTTTTTGTCTACACTCAAGTGTCCCCATCACTTGTAGAAATATCTTTGGCTCTTACATACCAGGGTGCTCGGCGAAGATGGAGTCGTACTCATCACAGGTTTGGATGCCATCAAAAACATTTGTGACACATTCCCACCACAGGCCACGGCATTTTGTACTCACCTGTGGGtggagcagaagaggaagaaccTAAGTTAATAAAACCACCAACCTGGTGGAATCCTGGTCCAGTTCCATTGATGGCAAACTGGAATAGTTTCACTGGAAGAAGGAGTAGCAGGGTGAAGAAAAACTAGTGTTTtctgtaatggttttaaattagaGCAGAAGACATTCAGACTAGACATTCGGGAAGAAAATTTTCCTATTGATAAGGATAAgaattctgaaggaaaattctgggaggagctggggggggtggCTGACTGGAGAGATCTAAGAGCAGGTTGGATCTCTCCTTGCCAAATGCTTGTCTaggctgagctgggcagggctTTGGACCAGAAAACTTTGGACTTTGCTGTCCATGCTCTCCTTACACCATCCTCCTGCCAGGGAGCAGATCAGAGGGGAGTGTGCCTGGTGGGGCAGGTGTTGCAccaggagccaggcagcagcaaagggaggTGGCCGTTGCATGGTAGaggagctctgtgctgcagaacagaGGTGGGGACGTGAGCCCCTCTCCAAAGGTGTGTGGACAGCTACCCCCAAACGACTTAGCCGTGAACACTGCTGGAAAATGAGAGTCAGCCAGCGTTGGTCCTGGCCCTGGAGCTCCCAGTGTGCTGCTGACTACAGGACCACACGTGCCTGAGCCAGACTCATCACTGAGACATCCAGACTGGGGCAGACATTGCAGCAGCATCACAGCTAATCGCCTCCGCTGTCCTGAAGCCGTAGATATCATTACCAGCCCAGC harbors:
- the CLDN16 gene encoding claudin-16, coding for MKFFLQYVGCLLAFFSTGFLIASTWTDCWMVNADDSLEVSTKCRGLWWECVTNVFDGIQTCDEYDSIFAEHPVKLVLTRAMMITADILAGFGFLFLVLGLDCVKFLPDEPHIKLRICLVAGVTLLIAGLPGITGSVWYAVDVYVERSSLVFHNIFLGIQYKFGWSCWLGMAGSLGCFLSGALLTCCMYLFRETSSGRLHSAYSLRKGYYSAGTIVSNMHLPSSQTATAKMYAVDTRV